Genomic DNA from Frondihabitans sp. PAMC 28766:
TTCGCTACGAGGTCAAGCAGAACGGCTCCTTCTACTCGGTCGACTCCGAAGAGGGCGCCTGGAACACCGGCCGTGCCGAAGAGGGCGGAAACCTCGCCAACAAGACGCCCTACAAGGGCGGCTACTTCCCCGTCTCACCCGTTGACAAGACGGCCGATCTCCGCGACGACATCAGCCTCAAGCTGATCGAATCGGGCCTCATCCTCGAGCGCGCCCACCACGAGGTCGGCACCGGCGGTCAACAGGAGATCAACTACCGCTTCGACACGATGGTGCACGCGGCCGACGACATCCTCAAGTTCAAGTACATCGTCAAGAACACCGCCGAGCTCTGGGGTAAGGTCGCCACCTTCATGCCGAAGCCCCTCTTCGGCGACAACGGCTCGGGCATGCACACCCACCAGTCGCTGTGGAACGGCGGCACGCCGCTGTTCTACGACGAGAACGGCTACGGCGGTCTCTCCGACATCGCCCGCTGGTACATCGGCGGCCTGCTCAAGCACGCTCCGTCGGTGCTCGCCTTCACGAACCCGGCGATCAACTCGTACCACCGCCTGATCCCGGGCTTCGAGGCTCCCGTCAACCTGGTCTACTCGGCCGGCAACCGCTCGGCTGCCATCCGCATCCCGATCACCGGCACGAACCCGAAGGCCAAGCGCATCGAGTTCCGCGTGCCCGACGCGGCGTCGAACCCGTATCTGGCGTTCGCCGCTCAACTGATGGCCGGGCTCGACGGCATCCAGAACCGCATCGAGCCGCACGAGCCCGTCGACAAGGACCTCTACGAGCTCCCGCCCGAAGAGGCCAAGAACATCCCCAGGTCCCGGCTTCGCTCGATGCCGCGCTGCTGGCCCTCGAAGACGACCACGAGTTCCTGACCAAGGGCAACGTGTTCACCGAAGACCTCATCGAGACGTGGATCTCGTACAAGCGCGAGAAGGAGATTCTGCCCATGGCGCAGCGTCCCCATCCGTTCGAGTTCGAGATGTACTTCAGCGTCTAAGCCCCGCTGCCGCCGGATCATCGGCCCCGCCCTCCCCGGAGGGCGGGGCCGTCGTCGTCTCCGGGCCCGGGCCACGGTGACCCTAGAGCCGCGCTGCCCCCGGGAGGATGTTGCTCTTGGGGAGGAACTGCGGCCTTTGCGGGAGGAGATCTGCTGGCCCATCTACGAACGGGGAGGACCTAAGCCGCTGCGGAGCGCGGCGGGAGGAAGTCTTATCGCCGCTTCCTCCCGAAATGGCCGATCCTCCCGAGAGACTTCCTCCCGAGAGTCGGCCGACCACGAAAGTCCCTCCCCCCCAACGCACTTCCTCCGCAGCGGCGCCCTCGTTCTCTCCACGAGCATCTGAGCCTGACCTTTTCGGCTCAGCCGGAACGCCCGGGCGGTGAGGGCGTGCCGAAAAGGTAAGGGGTTGCTGGGCCCAGCCTGCGGAGGGACCCGGGGCGGAAGGACCAGGGGCGGCAGGATCACCAGGGTCAGGCGAGAAGACGGAGGGCAGCGACGGCCTCGTCCAGGGCGTCGGCGAGGTCGACGGCGCCGTCGGCGAGCCAGCGCTGCGCGGCGACGTTGAGAGCGGCGACGGCGGAGGCCGCGACGACCGCGGCCTCGATCGGCGAAGACCGGCGCGAGAGCAGGGCGGCCTCGAGCTTCGCCGCCCAAGAAGCGAGCTTCGCCAGCTCTCGTTCGCGCAGCTCGGGGCGGCCCGAGACGATTGCTTCGCGCACCACGAGTGCGTCGCGCCGCGGCGCCAGGTCGGCGACGACGCAGGCGAGACCGGCGAGGACGGCTTCCCGGACGGGCTCGTCGGCGGCCCTCTCGGCAGTGGCACGAGCGAGCACGTCGCCCAACTCGTCCGACCCGCCGAACAGCACTTCGCGCTTGTCGGCGTAGTAGCGGAAGAACGTCCGCTCGGTCAGCCCCGCGCGCACGGCGATGGCTTCGACGGTGGTCGAGGCGAAGCCGTCGCGCGTGTACAACTCGACCGCGGCGGCTCGCAGGCGGTCGGCGGCGTCGGTCGGTCGGCGTCCCATGACGTCAGCCTATCGATTTGTGACAGCCGCTGTCGCAATGTGCGTAGAATTGCGACAGCGGCTGTCACAAACCGGCCGCGAAAAGGAGACTCATGAGCACGGACGGAATCGACGGCAAGGTCGTGGCGATCACCGGCGCGAGCAGCGGGATCGGCGAGTCGATCGCGATCCTGCTGGCCTCGAAGGGCGCGAAGGTCGTGCTAGGCGCGCGCCGCGAAGAGAAGCTCGACGACCTCGAGGGCAGGATCCGAGACGCAGGCGGCGATGCCGCATCGATCGTCACCGACGTACGGCGCCGCACGGACGTCCAGGCGCTCGTCGACCTCGCGCAAGAGCGGTTCGGCCGGCTCGACGTGCTGGTGTCGAACGCGGGCATCGGCCCGATCAGCCCGCTCGACGCCCTTGCGGTCGACGAGTGGGAGGACATGGTCGACATCAACGTGAAGGGTCTGCTCTGGGGTATAAGCGCTGCGCTGCCCGTCTTCCGGGCCCAGAAGGCCGGGCACTTCGTCAACATCCTGTCGACGGCGGGCATCAAGATCGTCCCGACGATGGCGGTCTACGCGGCAACCAAGAACGCCGGTCGCACCATCACCGAGGGCCTGCGCCAAGAGTCCGGCGCCGATCTGCGGGTCACGGGGATCTCGCCGGGCATGATCGACACGGGGTTCACCGACACCATCTCGAACCCCGAGACGCGGGCCGCTCTGGCCGACCAGATGGCCATGGCCATCCCACCCGAGGCGATCGCCCGCGCCGCGCTCTACGCGATCGAACAGCCGGCCAACGTCGACGTCGGCGACATCGTGATCCGCTCGACCGCCCAGGGCTGACCCCTCCCGACCCTCACCTTTTCGGCGCAATCTGATCCCCTGGGCGGTCAGGACGTGCCGAAAAGGTAAGCGCCGGCAGACCAAAGGAGCGCCGCACCCCTCCGCGGGTACGGCACTCCGGCTGGTGGAGCCTGACGCGGGATCAGGCGGGCAGCGACACTCAGGCGGGCAGCGACACTCAGGCGGGCAGAGCAGAGCCTTCCAGCACGCGGCGCTGGCGGGCGACGGTGCGGCCGCCGAGCGGTCGCACCTCCCAGCCGGCAGCCGACCACACCTCGCTGTCGAGCGCGTTGCGGGCGTCGAGGACGACGGGGTTCGCAGCGAGCTCGGCGAGGTGCATGGGGTCTGCGTTCACGAAGACGGGCCACTCCGTGAGCAACAGGACCACATCGGCGTCCGTGACGGCCTCGTCGATGCTGTCGGCGAACGAGAGAGTCGGGAAGCTGCGCTGCGCGGTGGTCGACGCCTCGGGGTCGACGACGAGTACCTGGGCCCCACGAAGGTGCAAGGCGGCGGCCACGTTCAGGGCGGGCGAGTCGCGCACGTCGTCCGTGTCGGGCTTGAACGCGGCGCCCAGGATCGCGAGCTTGCGGTTGAGCACGGAGCCCCCGCACGCGTCGATCGCCTGGTCGATGACCCGCTGGCGCTGCAGCATGTTGATCTCGTCGACCTCCTGCATGAGGCCGACGACGCGCGAGGCGCCGAGCTCGTTCGCCCGCGACATGAGGGCGCGGATGTCTTTGGGGAGACAGCCGCCACCGAAGCCGAGGCCGGCGTTCAAGAACTTCCGCCCGATCCTGTCGTCATGGCCGAGCGCGTCGGCCAAGACGCGCACATCGGCGCCGGCGACCTCGCAGAGCTCGGAGATCGCATTGATGAACGAGATCTTCGTGGCGAGGAAGGCGTTGGCCGACACCTTGACGAGCTCGGCGGTAGCCAGGTCGCACGAGATGACGGGCGTGCCGGTCGAGATCGGAGCCGCGTAGATCTCGCGCAGGATCGCCTCGCTCTTGGCGTCGGTGCCGCCGAAGACGATGCGGTCGGGGGTGAGCGTGTCTTCCACCGCGTGAGCCTCACGAAGGAACTCAGGGTTCCAGACGACCTGCGTCTCGATGCCGTCGGGCTTCGAGTCGGCCACCAGCTTGCGGAGGCGCGCGGCGGTGCCGACGGGCACGGTCGACTTGCCCACGATGATGCCGTCGTGGCTGAGCGACTCTGCGACGGCCTTGGTGGCGGCCTCGACGTAGCTGAGATTGGCGGCGTGGCTCCCTCGGCGCTGCGGCGTGCCGACGCAGATGAAGTGCACGTCGGCCACCGAAACGGCGTCGGCCAGGTCGCTGGTGAATCGCAGGCGGCCGGTACCGACATGCTCGAGGATCAGCTCGGGCAGGCCGGGCTCGAAGAACGGCACGCGACCGGCGCTCAGCGCCTCGACCTTCGACGGATCGGTGTCGACGCCGATCACGTCGAAGCCCATCTCAGCCATGGCTGCAGCGTGGGTGGCCCCGAGGTAGCCGGTGCCGATGACGCTGATCACGGGCTTGAGGCCCGGGGCAGGAGGGCTGCTCGCGGTCTCGACGGCGGGTGTGGCGTCCTTCGTGGGCTTCTTGGGAGTGCTCATGGTGTGCTCCTGAAAGATGAAAGATGAAGTGGGAACGGTGGTGCGAAGGCCGGCTACGGGGTGCCTAGGTCGTAGCCGATGTCTTTGCGGGCGATGCCGGCTTTGAAGGCGGCGATCGACGACGACGACGAGTTGATCCGCCAGTCGTTCGTGTATTGGATGCCGCTGGTGCTGGAGGTGACGGTGTGGTTGAACCAGTCGAACCCGATGATGTCGCTGTTGGCCGGGAGGGACAGGTTCTGGAACAGGTCGGTGATCCACTTCGACTTCTGCCCGCCTATCTCGCTGGCTCCGATCTCGGCGAGGATGATCTTCTTGCCCGGTGCGATGTCTCGCAGCTGCTTGAGGGTGAGCGTGAAGGTGTGGTCGAACGAGTAGGTCTCACCGCTCGAGTAGGGCGGGCGGAGGTAGGCCGACATTCCGACCCAGTCGACGTAGTTCGTGCCCGGGTAGAAGCTCTTCGTGTAGGACTCCTCCTGGAAGCCCGACGTCGCGCTGAGGTTGTTGACGCGGTTCGGCGCCCAGACCCACGCGACCAGGTTGTTGGCTCCCTGGGCCTGGAAGATGTCGTGTACGTGCTGCCACATGGCCACGAACTCCGGCCCGCCGGTGTTGCCGTTCGTGCCGTTGCCCCAGGGGTACCAGTTCGCGTTCATCTCCTGGTCGAGGCGGATGGCCATGGGCTGGCCGTTCGCGACGATCGCCTTGGCGTAGGCAGTGATGTAGGCGTCGAAGTTGCCCTTGGTGATGTTCGCCAGGGAGTATGCCGTGAGGTCCTGGCCGGGCGTGTTGACCGAAGGCTGCGTCTCCCAGGTCATCATCGGCAGCTCGCCCTTCGCCCACGACGACTGCACGGCGTCGGCGCGGAAGGGAGCGTCGAACCCCTGGAAGTAGCCGCTGACGTTCGGCTCTGCACCGACGTCGCTCGCCACCTCGTTGGAGTCGGAGAAGCTGAAGGGCGACTGATCGGTGTAGAGGCCGAAGTAGCGCGACGTCGGGTTGATGATCGATGCGAGCGAAGGCGTCTGGACGGCCACCGGACCGTTGGGCTTGGTCGTGGCCGGCGGGGGCGCGGTAGTGACACCCGATGCCGGCGTGGTGGTGGTCGCGTCACCGGAGGAGGCGATCGATGACGACACACCCGACCCGTGGGATCCTGCGGCCAGCTGCGACTTGTAGGACGCGACCTGGCCCTCGGCCTTCGACTCGGCGGCCTTCGCCTTGGAGAGCGACGCCTGGAGGGCCTTGGCCTTGCCGAGGGCGGCGTTGAGCTGGGTCTGCTGCGAGGTGAGCTTGGCCGTCTGGGTCGACATCGTCGACTTCATCGAGACCAGTTGGCTCAGCAGGTTGGACTTCTCGGTCTTGAGCTGCTGATTGGTCGAGATCGGCTTGACGGCGTCGCCGACGAGCTTCCGCACCGGGCTGTCACTCGGTGACAGCCAGACGATCATCGAGATGAGGGCGAGCAGGACGACGATCGCAGTGGCGCCCATGGCGGTGCGGCGGGTGTTGCGCTTTCCGGTGGACCAGAACGCCCCTGTCTTCAACGGGGTGATCAGGGTCTCGCCGTAGCGGCTAGACGTGTGGTCAGACAATGAAGAGAGCCTCCAGGACGAGGATCGCAGCACCGATGAGGTACGGCCATCCGGCTTTGGGGTTGAGCCTTCGGCGCGGTGGCGCCTGAGGTGCAGGGGCGTTCACAGCGCGGGCGCTGCGGCGGCTCTTGACGAGCACGGTGCCCTGCTCGGGGTCGGTGGCTGTGCCGAAGTCGAAGAGCGTGTCGATCGAGGGTTCGCCCTGGCTGCCGTCGAATGCGGCTCGCCCCTCGTCGAACTGGGCCTCGAGGTCGTCGATGCCGGTGATTGCCGACTCCAGCTCGCGCTGCTCGACCACGTCGTGCACCTCTTCGGTGACGACGCCGCCGGTGTAGGCGCCCGCCCGGGTGCCCCAGCCGGCCGAGTGGCCCATGCGGAAGAAGCCGAGGATGCGGATCGGCATCAGGAAGAACGTCGACACGATGATGAAGACCGGAAGGCGGAAGAAGTCGCCCGGCTTCTCGGACAGGTGCCGCATCTGGCGGATGGCCATGCTGAGCACCGACGAGGCGATCATCAGGCAGACGATCGCTATCACGCCCGACTTGAAGCCGTAGTCGTGCAGGATGCCGATGTAGAGGTTCGTGCCGCGGTGGGTGAGGCCGTCGAAGATCCAGCCGCCGACGACGCCGAGGAGGACGAACGGCAGGACGATGTCCATCGCGAAGAAGAACGCGAGCATCGGGGCGTGCGCCAGCATCCACGGCATCATGCGAAGGGTGTTGTACTGGCTGCCGCGAGCCCAGCGCAGCTGCTGCTTGAAGAGTTTCTTGATCTGCAGCGGGGCGTCCGTGTAGACGAGCGACGTGTACTGGTAGACGGTGCGGTAGCCCTCTTTGAGCGTGAGGTTCGTCAGCGTGCGGTCGTCGGAGACCTCGAGGAAGACGCCCATGAACTTCTCGGTCATGAACTTGTCCATCACGCGCACGAGGATGTCGCGGCGGAAGGCGATGGTGCGGCCCGGGAGGCAGCCGATCTGGCCGATGACGCTCTGCGCCGGCATCGAGTAGAGCGCGCGGCTGTTCTCGAGCCAGTCGGCCCAGCGGGTGATCCACGAGCGCTCGGGCTCGAGGATGCGCTGGCGGGTGGTGACGCCGCCGACGTTCGCCTCGGCGAACGGCTTGACGAGCTCGGAGAGCGTGCCGGGCGTCCAGACCGTGTCGGAGTCGACCAGCACGGTGATGTCGCCCGTCGAGAGCTCGGTGCCGATCATGACGGCGTTGCGCTTGCCCGGGATCGGCGTGTGCGTCCAGGTGACGAGCGGCGCGAACTCCTCGCAGATGGCCTGCAGAACGGGGTTCGGTTTGCCGTTGATGACGACGATGATCTCGCCGGGGCCCTGTTCGACCATGCGGCCGATCACGTCGCGGAAGAGGTCTTCGGGCTCGTCGACCACGGGGACCACCACGCTGGTGGTGCCGGTGAACGTCCCCGTGAAGGGACGGTAGTTGCGGCTGATCACGACCTTGATGACCCAGAGGACCCAGATCATGATCGAGTAGACGCTGAAGAGGTACACCTGGGGGTGACCGTTGACGAAATGGCGGATTTGGAGAATGAACGTTAACACGATGTCGCCTCGCGGAGGGAGTAGAGGACGGCTTCCGCATCATTGGGGAATCGGGCGTTCGGGTAGTTGAATTTGTAGTCGATTCATTTCGACCTCACAACGAGGGCCACTCGCACTGGGGGCGTTCACGACCCTGGGGTACAGAAATGTCCTCCGATTGGTGTCGTGCGAAATGCCGACCGGAGTTCGGGTCGTACCAAGGGTGTCAGGTGTCGCTTGAGGGCGTCGCGAATGGGCATCGGATGTCGCTCGGTGGCGATTTGCATAATCCCTGTTCAGGGGGTCCTTCTGGACCACCTGGGTGGGTGCGGGTGCCGGTGGCCGCGGGAGTGACTCGCCACAGGAGTCACAAAGGCCTCATGTTTCTGGCGACATGCCCTCGTAACCGGGGCGTCACACTGACCGGGGTACGGTCACTCAGAACGGGGTACGTTCAACATTTCTCGGCCGGGCGACCGAACGAGCGCGTTCTTGGGCGTGTCGCACAGGTCAGGCGCGGGGCTCGGGAGTCTCCTCGACCCCGTAGAACCCCACCTCGAAGACGTGACGGGCTCGCCTCGTCGTCGCCAGGTAGTCCTCTTCGAGATCACTGGCCGAGCTCGGCGGGTATTCGAGCAACCGTGCCACGGCTTCGAGCTGACGTCGGTCGGTGGGCAGGACATCGCTCGTGCGCGACGTCCAGAGCATGACGGCCGAGCGGGCACGGGAGGCGATGATCCAGGCGTCGCGCAGGCGCTGGGCGTCGGGCGGGGTGACGAGCCCTGCATCCTGCGCCGCCTGGAGGGCCTTGAGAGTGGAGGGTGTGCGGAGACCCGGCACGGACGCCGCGTGCTGCAGCTGCAGCAGCTGCACGTACCACTCGACGTCGCTCAGCGAGCCGCGGCCGAGCTTGAGGTGGCGCGACGGGTCGGCGCCCTTGGGCAGACGCTCGGCCTCGACGCGGGCCTTGATGCGCTTGACCTCGCGGGCGTCCTGCTCGGAGAGACTCGTCGGGTAGCGGACGGTGTCGGCCAGGGTGGTGAAGTCGGCGAGCAGGGCGTCGTCGCCGACAGCCCCACGCGCGCGCAGGAGCGCCTGGGCCTCCCAGGTGAGCGCCCAGCGCGAGTAGTAGGCGGTGTACGCGTCGAGCGAGCGGACGACGGGCCCGTTCTTGCCTTCGGGGCGCAGATCGGCGTCGAGGTCGAGGGGCACCAGCGGGTCGTCGGTGAACCGGTGGAGGTCGGCCACGATCTGGGTCGCGCGCTGCTGGGCCGTCGCGTCGTCGGCTGCGGCCCGGTACACGTAGAGGATGTCGGCGTCCGAGCCGAAGCCGAGCTCTTCACCGCCGTACCGACCGAGGGCGATGACGCCGAATTCGAAGCCGGGGGCGTCGCGCCCGCGCCGCGCGAGCCGGAGGGCGCCGCTCAGTGTGGCGGTCATCACCGCTGACAGGCCGAGCCCGAGCTCTTCGATGCTGATGACGCCGACGATCGCACCGAGGGCGATGCGCAGGATCTCGCGGCGCCGGGCCGTCCGCAGGGTCTGGGAGGCCTGCACCGCGTCGTCGTGTCGAGCCACCGTGGCTCGGGCCTCGGCGACCAGCGCCTCCTCGGTGCGCGGCCGGAGGTCGTCGTCGTCTTCGAGCCACGATGCCGCCTCGGGGATGCGCTCGAGCAGGTCGGCGACGAACCGCGAGCTCGACAGCACGGTCGTGAGGCGCTGCGCGGCGCCCGACGAGTCGCGCAGCATCCGCAGGAACCAGTACGACTCCCCAGCCCGTCGCTCAGGCGCCGGAACGCCAGGAGCCCGAGGTCGGGGTCGGTACCGTCGGCGAACCACTGCAGCATGGCCGGCAGGAGGTGCCGCTGGATGTTGGCTCGGCGCGACACTCCCGTCGTCATGGCGCGGATGTGGCCGAGCGCGCCAGCCGGATCGCGGAATCCGATCGCGGCGAGGCGGGCGACGGCCGAGTTCGTGGTGAGCGCGAGCTCTTCTTCGGGGCGGCGCGCCACGGCCGTCAGCAGCGGCCGGTAGAAGAGGCGCTCGTGCAGGCGTCGCACTCGACGGCGGATGGCGTGCCAGTGCTCGAGCAGACCGTCGGCCGACGTCGCGAGCCCGGAGGCGCGGGCGAGGATGCGGAGCTCGTCACGGTCGGTCGGCATCAGATGCGTACGCCGCATGCGGGACAGCTGGATCCGGTGCTCCAACAGGCGCAGCTCGCGGTAGTCGCGGTCGAACTCGGCCGCCTCGGCCCGCCCGACGTAGCCCTCGGCGACGAGAGCCCCGAGAGCGCCGAGGGTCGAGCGCTGCCGGATGGACGGGTCGCCCTGGCCGTGCACGAGCTGCAGGAGCTGGATGGTGAACTCGATGTCACGGAGCCCGCCGGGCCCCAGCTTCAGCTGGCGATCGACCTGGTCGGCCGGGATGTGCGCGGTGACGCGCTCGCGCATCTTCTGCACCGACTCGACGAAGTTCTCGGTCGATGCGACCGACCAGACGAGGGGCGCCAGCGCGTCGAGGTAGGCCCGGCCGAGGTCGGCGTCGCCGGCGATCGAGCGAGCCTTGAGGAGGGCCTGGAACTCCCACGGCTTCGCCCAGCGCTCGTAGTAGGCGACGTGGGAGGCGAGCGTGCGGACGAGCGCGCCGTTCTTGCCTTCGGGGCGCAGGTTCGCGTCGACCTCCCACAGCGGCTCTTCGGGGGCGAGGTCGGAGAGCGTGCGGGTGGCGTGCACGGCCAGCCGGGTGGCGACCTCCACGGCACGGTCGGTGCTGAGGCCGTCTGCCGCCTCGGCGACGAAGATCACGTCGACGTCACTGATGTAGTTGAGCTCGCGCGCCCCGGCCTTGCCCATGGCGATGATCGCGAGACGGGTGCGCTCGACCTCGTCGGCGGGGAAGGCGACCTCGCGACGAGCCACCTCGAGCGCCACCTGGAGGGCGGCGCCGGCGAGATCGGCGAGGGCCGCGGCGACCACGTCGAGGCCGGCGACGGCGTCGTAGAGCGACAGGTCGAACGCGGCGAGGCAGACGAGGCACTCGCGGTAGGCGACGCGGACGGCCGTTCGCGCGTCGTCGCCGACGAGATCGCCGGTGGCCTGTTGAAGGTCGCGCTCGTAGTCGTCCTGGTGCGGCACCGTCCAGACCTTGCGCCGCAGCACGTCGAGCGACTCCGGGCGCCGGAGGAGGAAGTCGGCCAGGCCCTCGGAGGCACCGAGCACGAGCATCAGGCGGTCGCCGGGGCGCTCGTCGGAGGCCGTGGGGCTGGGATCGGACGCCGCGGCCAGCAACTCGGCCACCCGCTCCGGCACGCGCTCGATCAGGCGGCCGAGGCGCACCAGGGCCCGGTCGGGGTCGGCGCTCTTCGACAGGGCGTCGAGGAAGGCCGGCACCAGGGGCTGCTGCTCGGCGAGCTCGTCG
This window encodes:
- a CDS encoding SDR family oxidoreductase; amino-acid sequence: MSTDGIDGKVVAITGASSGIGESIAILLASKGAKVVLGARREEKLDDLEGRIRDAGGDAASIVTDVRRRTDVQALVDLAQERFGRLDVLVSNAGIGPISPLDALAVDEWEDMVDINVKGLLWGISAALPVFRAQKAGHFVNILSTAGIKIVPTMAVYAATKNAGRTITEGLRQESGADLRVTGISPGMIDTGFTDTISNPETRAALADQMAMAIPPEAIARAALYAIEQPANVDVGDIVIRSTAQG
- a CDS encoding UDP-glucose/GDP-mannose dehydrogenase family protein — translated: MSTPKKPTKDATPAVETASSPPAPGLKPVISVIGTGYLGATHAAAMAEMGFDVIGVDTDPSKVEALSAGRVPFFEPGLPELILEHVGTGRLRFTSDLADAVSVADVHFICVGTPQRRGSHAANLSYVEAATKAVAESLSHDGIIVGKSTVPVGTAARLRKLVADSKPDGIETQVVWNPEFLREAHAVEDTLTPDRIVFGGTDAKSEAILREIYAAPISTGTPVISCDLATAELVKVSANAFLATKISFINAISELCEVAGADVRVLADALGHDDRIGRKFLNAGLGFGGGCLPKDIRALMSRANELGASRVVGLMQEVDEINMLQRQRVIDQAIDACGGSVLNRKLAILGAAFKPDTDDVRDSPALNVAAALHLRGAQVLVVDPEASTTAQRSFPTLSFADSIDEAVTDADVVLLLTEWPVFVNADPMHLAELAANPVVLDARNALDSEVWSAAGWEVRPLGGRTVARQRRVLEGSALPA
- a CDS encoding TetR family transcriptional regulator, whose translation is MGRRPTDAADRLRAAAVELYTRDGFASTTVEAIAVRAGLTERTFFRYYADKREVLFGGSDELGDVLARATAERAADEPVREAVLAGLACVVADLAPRRDALVVREAIVSGRPELRERELAKLASWAAKLEAALLSRRSSPIEAAVVAASAVAALNVAAQRWLADGAVDLADALDEAVAALRLLA
- a CDS encoding glycosyltransferase, translating into MLTFILQIRHFVNGHPQVYLFSVYSIMIWVLWVIKVVISRNYRPFTGTFTGTTSVVVPVVDEPEDLFRDVIGRMVEQGPGEIIVVINGKPNPVLQAICEEFAPLVTWTHTPIPGKRNAVMIGTELSTGDITVLVDSDTVWTPGTLSELVKPFAEANVGGVTTRQRILEPERSWITRWADWLENSRALYSMPAQSVIGQIGCLPGRTIAFRRDILVRVMDKFMTEKFMGVFLEVSDDRTLTNLTLKEGYRTVYQYTSLVYTDAPLQIKKLFKQQLRWARGSQYNTLRMMPWMLAHAPMLAFFFAMDIVLPFVLLGVVGGWIFDGLTHRGTNLYIGILHDYGFKSGVIAIVCLMIASSVLSMAIRQMRHLSEKPGDFFRLPVFIIVSTFFLMPIRILGFFRMGHSAGWGTRAGAYTGGVVTEEVHDVVEQRELESAITGIDDLEAQFDEGRAAFDGSQGEPSIDTLFDFGTATDPEQGTVLVKSRRSARAVNAPAPQAPPRRRLNPKAGWPYLIGAAILVLEALFIV
- a CDS encoding glycosyl hydrolase, giving the protein MSDHTSSRYGETLITPLKTGAFWSTGKRNTRRTAMGATAIVVLLALISMIVWLSPSDSPVRKLVGDAVKPISTNQQLKTEKSNLLSQLVSMKSTMSTQTAKLTSQQTQLNAALGKAKALQASLSKAKAAESKAEGQVASYKSQLAAGSHGSGVSSSIASSGDATTTTPASGVTTAPPPATTKPNGPVAVQTPSLASIINPTSRYFGLYTDQSPFSFSDSNEVASDVGAEPNVSGYFQGFDAPFRADAVQSSWAKGELPMMTWETQPSVNTPGQDLTAYSLANITKGNFDAYITAYAKAIVANGQPMAIRLDQEMNANWYPWGNGTNGNTGGPEFVAMWQHVHDIFQAQGANNLVAWVWAPNRVNNLSATSGFQEESYTKSFYPGTNYVDWVGMSAYLRPPYSSGETYSFDHTFTLTLKQLRDIAPGKKIILAEIGASEIGGQKSKWITDLFQNLSLPANSDIIGFDWFNHTVTSSTSGIQYTNDWRINSSSSSIAAFKAGIARKDIGYDLGTP